A stretch of Vigna angularis cultivar LongXiaoDou No.4 chromosome 4, ASM1680809v1, whole genome shotgun sequence DNA encodes these proteins:
- the LOC108332002 gene encoding probable xyloglucan endotransglucosylase/hydrolase protein 23, with protein MHHFHQTYLFFPLYCYTKPRHIIIIITTFVEMKNIGFLAVVVATFVVAATAGSFFQDFELTWGGGRAKILENGNLLTLSLDKASGSGFRSKNEYLFGKIDMQLKLVPGNSAGTVTAYYLSSLGPTHDEIDFEFLGNLSGDPYTLHTNVFSQGKGNREQQFHLWFDPTKDFHTYSVQWNPASIIFSVDGTPIREFKNLETKGVPFPKNQPMRIYSSLWDAEDWATRGGLVKTDWSQAPFTASYRNFNAEACVWSSSGSSSCSSSSGQSLDATGQAKLRLVQKNYMVYNYCTDIRRFPQGLPPECSFA; from the exons ATGCACCACTTTCACCAAACATATCTATTTTTCCCTCTCTATTGCTACACAAAACCAAGgcatatcatcatcatcatcaccactttCGTTGAGATGAAAAATATTGGGTTTCTTGCGGTGGTGGTAGCTACGTTTGTGGTGGCAGCCACCGCCGGTAGCTTCTTCCAAGACTTTGAGTTAACATGGGGTGGTGGTCGTGCCAAAATCCTTGAAAATGGAAACCTTCTTACTCTCTCCCTAGACAAGGCTTCTGGCTCCGGCTTTCGTTCCAAAAACGAGTACTTGTTTGGAAAAATTGACATGCAGCTCAAACTCGTGCCTGGAAACTCAGCTGGCACTGTCACAGCCTATTAC CTGTCTTCTCTGGGACCTACTCATGATGAAATAGACTTCGAATTTTTGGGCAACTTGAGTGGTGATCCTTACACTCTTCACACCAACGTATTCAGCCAAGGGAAAGGGAATAGAGAACAACAGTTCCATCTATGGTTTGACCCCACCAAGGACTTCCACACATACTCCGTCCAATGGAATCCTGCAAGCATCAT ATTTTCTGTGGATGGAACACCGATAAGGGAGTTCAAGAATTTGGAGACAAAGGGTGTTCCATTCCCCAAGAACCAACCTATGAGAATATACTCTAGCTTATGGGATGCTGAGGATTGGGCCACGAGAGGTGGGCTTGTGAAAACGGACTGGAGCCAGGCCCCATTCACGGCCTCATACAGAAACTTCAATGCAGAAGCTTGTGTTTGGTCTTCTTCAGGTTCTTCTTCGTGTTCTTCCTCCTCTGGCCAATCACTGGACGCCACGGGGCAAGCCAAGCTTCGTTTGGTGCAAAAGAACTACATGGTTTACAACTACTGCACTGATATCAGACGTTTTCCACAAGGGCTCCCTCCAGAATGTTCCTTTGCTTGA
- the LOC108329952 gene encoding uncharacterized protein LOC108329952 isoform X2 — protein MPGTIMVSVLEFMDLPLSSATSIRASLGRIEYQVNDKEKLSFPITSIRDDLIFKIQDAEGNEISRTGIQIKLILEKGVLEDKFPLWGGHLRLKLQVILSDEERDRIRSLRQSALKKKHDELLSSGRRGEESDSRAVLGNAALPFRRNDERLFPDVLSAPSSQESPKKHLQQDLAASRDEKESDARTQLDHKQLNPNIADEYKESSSTKPVSQHKGKKPAYQSPSEKHPQRAIGSEEIAVLFGSEKNDLPASNLIQPHEEESGLQYSEKRASLGRIPSNVRKMISAFEGGSAQDKKSQIKPPPTKQQESSDERRYSSKTQHLERDKSKKTELADLHERVKSASLNESHVGTGTEGSKHEKMVKIKDSKSKTSDNNGDENSGGPFNQVVKVAIIIGFGLLVLLTRKRRKRMKKKSA, from the exons ATGCCAGGAACCATCATGGTTTCAG TACTGGAATTCATGGATCTTCCATTATCTTCAGCAACATCCATAAGGG CTTCCTTGGGGAGAATAGAGTACCAAGTGAATGACAAGGAAAAGTTATCTTT CCCCATAACTAGCATCCGTGATGAtttgattttcaaaattcaGGATGCTGAGGGGAATGAAATATCACGTACAG GTATTCAAATCAAGTTGATATTAGAAAAAGGTGTTTTGGAAGACAAGTTTCCACTTTGGGGTGGCCATCTGCGTTTGAAGTTGCAAGTCATCCTTAGTGATGAAGAGCGCGACAGAATTCGTTCATTG AGACAATCTGCATTGAAGAAAAAACATGACGAGCTTCTTAGCAGTGGCCGAAGAGGAGAGGAAAGCGACAGCAGAGCTGTTCTTGGCAATGCTGCATTACCCTTCCGCAGAAATGATGAG AGGCTCTTTCCTGATGTTTTAAGTGCTCCATCTTCTCAAGAATCACCAAAGAAACACCTTCAACAAGATCTGGCTGCTTCCCGTGATGAGAAGGAATCTGATGCTAGGACTCAGCTTGACCACAAACAGCTAAACCCA AACATTGCAGATGAATATAAGGAGTCCTCATCCACAAAACCTGTGTCACAACACAAGGGTAAGAAGCCTGCTTATCAGTCACCATCTGAGAAACATCCTCAGAGAGCTATTGGTTCAGAAGAAATTGCAGTTTTGTTTGGGTCAGAAAAAAATGATCTCCCGGCAAGTAATCTGATACAGCCACATGAAGAGGAAAGTGGCCTTCAATATTCTGAGAAGAGAGCCTCACTGGGAAGAATTCCAAGTAATGTGAGGAAGATGATAAGTGCCTTTGAAGGTGGATCTGCTCAG GATAAGAAATCTCAGATTAAACCACCTCCAACAAAACAGCAAGAAAGTTCAGATGAAAGAAGATATTCTTCCAAGACTCAACATTTGGAGAGAGATAAGTCAAAGAAGACAGAGCTAGCAGACTTACATGAAAGGGTGAAAAGTGCATCCCTG AATGAATCACATGTTGGAACTGGAACTGAGGGGAGTAAGCATGAAAAGATGGTGAAGATTAAAGATTCAAAGTCCAAGACCTCTGATAACAATGGGGATGAAAATTCTGGAGGACCATTTAATCAG GTTGTAAAAGTTGCAATCATTATAGGATTTGGATTACTAGTTCTCCTaaccagaaaaagaagaaagag aatgaagaagaagagtgcctga
- the LOC108329952 gene encoding uncharacterized protein LOC108329952 isoform X3 — MPGTIMVSVLEFMDLPLSSATSIRASLGRIEYQVNDKEKLSFPITSIRDDLIFKIQDAEGNEISRTGIQIKLILEKGVLEDKFPLWGGHLRLKLQVILSDEERDRIRSLRQSALKKKHDELLSSGRRGEESDSRAVLGNAALPFRRNDEVSESPKKHLQQDLAASRDEKESDARTQLDHKQLNPNIADEYKESSSTKPVSQHKGKKPAYQSPSEKHPQRAIGSEEIAVLFGSEKNDLPASNLIQPHEEESGLQYSEKRASLGRIPSNVRKMISAFEGGSAQDKKSQIKPPPTKQQESSDERRYSSKTQHLERDKSKKTELADLHERVKSASLNESHVGTGTEGSKHEKMVKIKDSKSKTSDNNGDENSGGPFNQVVKVAIIIGFGLLVLLTRKRRKSNGERQRDVFNFLNLPE; from the exons ATGCCAGGAACCATCATGGTTTCAG TACTGGAATTCATGGATCTTCCATTATCTTCAGCAACATCCATAAGGG CTTCCTTGGGGAGAATAGAGTACCAAGTGAATGACAAGGAAAAGTTATCTTT CCCCATAACTAGCATCCGTGATGAtttgattttcaaaattcaGGATGCTGAGGGGAATGAAATATCACGTACAG GTATTCAAATCAAGTTGATATTAGAAAAAGGTGTTTTGGAAGACAAGTTTCCACTTTGGGGTGGCCATCTGCGTTTGAAGTTGCAAGTCATCCTTAGTGATGAAGAGCGCGACAGAATTCGTTCATTG AGACAATCTGCATTGAAGAAAAAACATGACGAGCTTCTTAGCAGTGGCCGAAGAGGAGAGGAAAGCGACAGCAGAGCTGTTCTTGGCAATGCTGCATTACCCTTCCGCAGAAATGATGAGGTCTCAG AATCACCAAAGAAACACCTTCAACAAGATCTGGCTGCTTCCCGTGATGAGAAGGAATCTGATGCTAGGACTCAGCTTGACCACAAACAGCTAAACCCA AACATTGCAGATGAATATAAGGAGTCCTCATCCACAAAACCTGTGTCACAACACAAGGGTAAGAAGCCTGCTTATCAGTCACCATCTGAGAAACATCCTCAGAGAGCTATTGGTTCAGAAGAAATTGCAGTTTTGTTTGGGTCAGAAAAAAATGATCTCCCGGCAAGTAATCTGATACAGCCACATGAAGAGGAAAGTGGCCTTCAATATTCTGAGAAGAGAGCCTCACTGGGAAGAATTCCAAGTAATGTGAGGAAGATGATAAGTGCCTTTGAAGGTGGATCTGCTCAG GATAAGAAATCTCAGATTAAACCACCTCCAACAAAACAGCAAGAAAGTTCAGATGAAAGAAGATATTCTTCCAAGACTCAACATTTGGAGAGAGATAAGTCAAAGAAGACAGAGCTAGCAGACTTACATGAAAGGGTGAAAAGTGCATCCCTG AATGAATCACATGTTGGAACTGGAACTGAGGGGAGTAAGCATGAAAAGATGGTGAAGATTAAAGATTCAAAGTCCAAGACCTCTGATAACAATGGGGATGAAAATTCTGGAGGACCATTTAATCAG GTTGTAAAAGTTGCAATCATTATAGGATTTGGATTACTAGTTCTCCTaaccagaaaaagaagaaagag TAATGGAGAGAGGCAAAGGGATGTATTTAACTTTCTGAATTTAccagaatga
- the LOC108329952 gene encoding uncharacterized protein LOC108329952 isoform X1: MPGTIMVSVLEFMDLPLSSATSIRASLGRIEYQVNDKEKLSFPITSIRDDLIFKIQDAEGNEISRTGIQIKLILEKGVLEDKFPLWGGHLRLKLQVILSDEERDRIRSLRQSALKKKHDELLSSGRRGEESDSRAVLGNAALPFRRNDERLFPDVLSAPSSQESPKKHLQQDLAASRDEKESDARTQLDHKQLNPNIADEYKESSSTKPVSQHKGKKPAYQSPSEKHPQRAIGSEEIAVLFGSEKNDLPASNLIQPHEEESGLQYSEKRASLGRIPSNVRKMISAFEGGSAQDKKSQIKPPPTKQQESSDERRYSSKTQHLERDKSKKTELADLHERVKSASLNESHVGTGTEGSKHEKMVKIKDSKSKTSDNNGDENSGGPFNQVVKVAIIIGFGLLVLLTRKRRKSNGERQRDVFNFLNLPE; this comes from the exons ATGCCAGGAACCATCATGGTTTCAG TACTGGAATTCATGGATCTTCCATTATCTTCAGCAACATCCATAAGGG CTTCCTTGGGGAGAATAGAGTACCAAGTGAATGACAAGGAAAAGTTATCTTT CCCCATAACTAGCATCCGTGATGAtttgattttcaaaattcaGGATGCTGAGGGGAATGAAATATCACGTACAG GTATTCAAATCAAGTTGATATTAGAAAAAGGTGTTTTGGAAGACAAGTTTCCACTTTGGGGTGGCCATCTGCGTTTGAAGTTGCAAGTCATCCTTAGTGATGAAGAGCGCGACAGAATTCGTTCATTG AGACAATCTGCATTGAAGAAAAAACATGACGAGCTTCTTAGCAGTGGCCGAAGAGGAGAGGAAAGCGACAGCAGAGCTGTTCTTGGCAATGCTGCATTACCCTTCCGCAGAAATGATGAG AGGCTCTTTCCTGATGTTTTAAGTGCTCCATCTTCTCAAGAATCACCAAAGAAACACCTTCAACAAGATCTGGCTGCTTCCCGTGATGAGAAGGAATCTGATGCTAGGACTCAGCTTGACCACAAACAGCTAAACCCA AACATTGCAGATGAATATAAGGAGTCCTCATCCACAAAACCTGTGTCACAACACAAGGGTAAGAAGCCTGCTTATCAGTCACCATCTGAGAAACATCCTCAGAGAGCTATTGGTTCAGAAGAAATTGCAGTTTTGTTTGGGTCAGAAAAAAATGATCTCCCGGCAAGTAATCTGATACAGCCACATGAAGAGGAAAGTGGCCTTCAATATTCTGAGAAGAGAGCCTCACTGGGAAGAATTCCAAGTAATGTGAGGAAGATGATAAGTGCCTTTGAAGGTGGATCTGCTCAG GATAAGAAATCTCAGATTAAACCACCTCCAACAAAACAGCAAGAAAGTTCAGATGAAAGAAGATATTCTTCCAAGACTCAACATTTGGAGAGAGATAAGTCAAAGAAGACAGAGCTAGCAGACTTACATGAAAGGGTGAAAAGTGCATCCCTG AATGAATCACATGTTGGAACTGGAACTGAGGGGAGTAAGCATGAAAAGATGGTGAAGATTAAAGATTCAAAGTCCAAGACCTCTGATAACAATGGGGATGAAAATTCTGGAGGACCATTTAATCAG GTTGTAAAAGTTGCAATCATTATAGGATTTGGATTACTAGTTCTCCTaaccagaaaaagaagaaagag TAATGGAGAGAGGCAAAGGGATGTATTTAACTTTCTGAATTTAccagaatga
- the LOC108329952 gene encoding uncharacterized protein LOC108329952 isoform X4 → MPGTIMVSVLEFMDLPLSSATSIRASLGRIEYQVNDKEKLSFPITSIRDDLIFKIQDAEGNEISRTGIQIKLILEKGVLEDKFPLWGGHLRLKLQVILSDEERDRIRSLRQSALKKKHDELLSSGRRGEESDSRAVLGNAALPFRRNDERLFPDVLSAPSSQESPKKHLQQDLAASRDEKESDARTQLDHKQLNPNIADEYKESSSTKPVSQHKGKKPAYQSPSEKHPQRAIGSEEIAVLFGSEKNDLPASNLIQPHEEESGLQYSEKRASLGRIPSNVRKMISAFEGGSAQDKKSQIKPPPTKQQESSDERRYSSKTQHLERDKSKKTELADLHERVKSASLNESHVGTGTEGSKHEKMVKIKDSKSKTSDNNGDENSGGPFNQVVKVAIIIGFGLLVLLTRKRRKR, encoded by the exons ATGCCAGGAACCATCATGGTTTCAG TACTGGAATTCATGGATCTTCCATTATCTTCAGCAACATCCATAAGGG CTTCCTTGGGGAGAATAGAGTACCAAGTGAATGACAAGGAAAAGTTATCTTT CCCCATAACTAGCATCCGTGATGAtttgattttcaaaattcaGGATGCTGAGGGGAATGAAATATCACGTACAG GTATTCAAATCAAGTTGATATTAGAAAAAGGTGTTTTGGAAGACAAGTTTCCACTTTGGGGTGGCCATCTGCGTTTGAAGTTGCAAGTCATCCTTAGTGATGAAGAGCGCGACAGAATTCGTTCATTG AGACAATCTGCATTGAAGAAAAAACATGACGAGCTTCTTAGCAGTGGCCGAAGAGGAGAGGAAAGCGACAGCAGAGCTGTTCTTGGCAATGCTGCATTACCCTTCCGCAGAAATGATGAG AGGCTCTTTCCTGATGTTTTAAGTGCTCCATCTTCTCAAGAATCACCAAAGAAACACCTTCAACAAGATCTGGCTGCTTCCCGTGATGAGAAGGAATCTGATGCTAGGACTCAGCTTGACCACAAACAGCTAAACCCA AACATTGCAGATGAATATAAGGAGTCCTCATCCACAAAACCTGTGTCACAACACAAGGGTAAGAAGCCTGCTTATCAGTCACCATCTGAGAAACATCCTCAGAGAGCTATTGGTTCAGAAGAAATTGCAGTTTTGTTTGGGTCAGAAAAAAATGATCTCCCGGCAAGTAATCTGATACAGCCACATGAAGAGGAAAGTGGCCTTCAATATTCTGAGAAGAGAGCCTCACTGGGAAGAATTCCAAGTAATGTGAGGAAGATGATAAGTGCCTTTGAAGGTGGATCTGCTCAG GATAAGAAATCTCAGATTAAACCACCTCCAACAAAACAGCAAGAAAGTTCAGATGAAAGAAGATATTCTTCCAAGACTCAACATTTGGAGAGAGATAAGTCAAAGAAGACAGAGCTAGCAGACTTACATGAAAGGGTGAAAAGTGCATCCCTG AATGAATCACATGTTGGAACTGGAACTGAGGGGAGTAAGCATGAAAAGATGGTGAAGATTAAAGATTCAAAGTCCAAGACCTCTGATAACAATGGGGATGAAAATTCTGGAGGACCATTTAATCAG GTTGTAAAAGTTGCAATCATTATAGGATTTGGATTACTAGTTCTCCTaaccagaaaaagaagaaagag GTAA